CGCGCAGTGGTGGGTCGCGTCATCCGCGGGGAGATCGCTTCGCGGGCGCGCTTCGATGAACTCATCGAGCACGACATGAGCTTGCCAATGTACGAGGAATGCCCTTAGAGAGTCCGCTTGGCGAGGGCGAAAAGTGGCCGCCGCTGCGGTTGGTTGCGCCGCCATCGACCTGGATCGCGTCACTGCCACGAAGTTGAGACAACTGACAGCTTGTCCGAGATCGATCCGGCACCAGGGGCGGTGGGTCAGCTAGTCATCTATCGGAGCTGAAGCTTCTCCCCTCGGGCGCGTACGCCTCGGTGCTGGTGCCGTCGACGGCGAAAACTCTCGCTCCGTTCTGTGGGAAGTGCACCATCGCATCCATCGTTCAAACGGGTGCCCCTTTGCGGACTCTTCACAGTCGAGGGTGTCGATCTGTCAGCACGTCGCTGACCGGGTAGGGGTCGAGGTCTTCCGAGGAGTCTTCCGAGGATGAAGGTTCCTACACGCCTCATCTGGAAGACCTCGACGTGCCCAACGCTACGGCCGAGGACGGCTTCAGCTGTCCTGACCTGACCTCGTTCTGCGGTCTCGACTAACTTGGCCTCATCGCCGTTGGGCAACGTCTCGAACCCGACCCGTGCTGGCGTGCAGGTCGTTGACGATGACCGGTGTGGCTGCGAAGGAATCCCGCGGGGCGGCGTGGTTCGCCGGTTGTAGGCTCAGCTGCCGATGGCGGGCGCGGCCGCGATGTTCAGCAACCGCACCGCCGACGCCAGGTCGGCTACCTCCCGCACGTCCATTCCCTGCGGGGTCGACTCGTCGCCGAGCGAGCCCTTGGGCACGATCGCCCGGGTGAAGCCGATGCGGGCGGCTTCGGCCAGCCGACGCGGCACCCCCTGGACGGCGCGCACATCGCCCGCCAGACCCACCTCGCCGATCGCCAAGGTGCCCTGCCGAAACGGTTGATCCGCGAGCGAACTCGCCATCGCCAGTGCGATCGCTAGGTCGGCGGCCGGCTCGGCCAGACGTACGCCGCCCACGGTGGAGACGTAGCAGTCGGAGTCGCGCGCCTTCACGCCGCAATGCCGGTCGAGCACCGCGAGGATCATCGCGGTGCGGGAGGAGTCGACCCCGCTGGTGGTGCGTCGCGGGGACCCACCCTGACCCGATGGCGCGAGCAACGCCTGCACCTCGGTCACCAGCGGACGGCGTCCCTCGAGGGTGACCGTGATGCAGGTGCCGGGGGCGGGTTCGGCGGTGCGGGTGAGGAACAGCCCGCTCGGGTCGGGCAGGCCGACGATGCCGACGTCGGACAGGTCGAAGCAGCCGACCTCGTCGGTGGGGCCGAACCGGTTCTTCACCGCGCGCACCATCCGCAGCCGCGAGTGGCGTTCGCCCTCGAACTGCACGACGACATCGACGAGGTGTTCGAGCACCCGCGGGCCGGCGATCGAGCCGTCTTTGGTGACATGGCCGACGAGCAGTGTGGCGATGTTCTTCTCCTTGGCCACCTGGATGATGCTCGCCGCCACCTCCCGGATCTGCGACACATTGCCCGGAGCGCCCTCGATGTCGGCGGAGGCGATGGTCTGCACGGAGTCGACGATCAGCAGCCCCGGATCGACCTGCTCGATCTGGGCGAGCACGGTGGCGAGGTCGGTCTCGGCCGCGAGATACAGGGTGCGGGCCATGGCCTCGATGCGCTCGCCGCGCAGCCGCACCTGGGCGGCCGACTCCTCGCCGCTGATGTAGAGCACGTCCTTCCCCGCACGCGCGGTGCGCCCCGCGACGTCGAGCAGCAGCGTCGACTTGCCGATGCCCGGCTCGCCGGCGATGAGCACGACGGCGCCCGGCACGAGCCCGCCGCCGAGCACCCGGTCGAACTCGCCGACGCCGGTGGGGGCCGCAGCCGCGAGCGTCGCGTCGACATCGGAGATCGGCTGCGCGTGACGCTCGACGTGTCGGGCCGGTGCTGTGCGCGGCTTGACCGCGCCGGCCTCCACCACCGTGCCCCACGCCTGACATTCGCCACAGCGCCCGACCCACTTGATCGCCGTCCAACCGCACTCGGTGCACTTGTACGCGGGAGTCGAGCCCTTCTTCGCAGCCATGCGCCACACCGTAGGTGACCTCACCGACAACCTCACCGACAACCTCGTCGAGCACCTCGTCCACCCGATCGGCACCTCGTCCGGCGGCCGGGAGAGTACCCAGGCGCCGTCCAGCGAACTAGGCTCGCGCGAGTGAACCTGGAAAAAGTGGTCTTCGGCTTCTTCGTGCTGCTCGCAGCCACGTTGAACTTCGGATTTTTCATCGGCGACATCAGCGATCCCGAGGTGCACAACGTCTACGAGTTGTTCCTCGCGCTCGCGGTCAACCTCATCGCGACGGTGCTGAAGTTCGGTGACCGCACGCAGGTCGGCGCGATCCACCTCGCCACCAGCCTCGTGGCGTTGCTGCAACTTCTCGGCGCGGCCACGGTGTGGGTGTGGGCCACCCAGATCGGCGCCCACGGCCTCGACGCCCACGCGACCTCGAGCATGGTCTCGTTGTCCGGTGGAGCGCTGCTGGCGAACATCGTCTCGGTGACGCTCCTGGTCGTCGAGACGGTGTCGTACCGCCGCCACTGAACCACCGACCGGCCACCGACAGACCGAAAAGACTGAGCGACAAGGACATTCCGCGTTGGTCAACCTGATGCACCTGATGAACTTGCGGACGCGACGCGTGCGCATGGGTCGTCGCAAGGTGGTGCCCATCCCGACCGGCGTGCCCACCACCGACGCCGTGTTCCTGCTGTTGCGGCGGATGCGGGCACCGTTCGTGGTGCTCATCGTGACGTTCACCGTGTCGATGATCGGTCTGTCGCTCATCCCCGGTCGTACCGCCGACGGCAAGCCGTACAAGTACACCTTGTTCGACGCGTTCTACCAGGTGACGATGACCGTCACCACGGTCGGCTACACCGAGGCGCCACACCCGTTCACCTACGCGCAGCGCATGTGGATGACGGCGTCGATCTTCATGCTGGTGGTCTGTTGGGCCTACACGATCGGCGTGATCTTCTCGATCATGCAGGACTCCGCCTTCCAGCAGGCGCTCGGCACCCAGCGCTTCCGGCGCAAGGTGAAGGGCATGCGGGAGCCGTTCGAACTGGTCGTCGGCTACGGCGCTGCCGGTCAGGCGGTCGGCTCGGAGCTCGACCGCAGGCGGCGCCGGTTCGTCGTGGTCGAGCGCGAACAGGAACGGGTCGAGGCGGTCTGGACCGACGAACTGCACGCCGACGTGCCCGCGCACGGCGGTGATGGGAAGTTCCCGGCGACCCTCGGCCTGGCCGGGCTCGGCCATCCGATGTGCGAAGCCGTGCTGGCGCTCACCGACGACGACGAGGCCAACCTCGCGGTGGTGATGAGTGCTGCGCTGCTGCGCCCCGAGATCCCGTGCATCGCCCGCTGCGTGGACAAGGACGTCCAGGCCCGGATGGAGGAGTTCGCGCCGACGGCGATCATCAATCCGGACGACCGCTACGGCGGATATCTGGCGCTGCAGTTGCATCAGCCGGGCACCCACCAGCTCATCTGGTGGCTCATGGACAACGACGAGGAGAACCTCCCTGCGCCGCACCCCGGCCTGGACGCCGGCACCTGGGTGGTATCCGGCGACTGCGATTTCGGACGCATGGTGGCGGCCGATCTGCGCGGTGCCGGACTCGAGGTCGACCTGATCGGCGAGAAAGACCCCCTGCCGGTGCTCGACGACGTCGTCGGGTTCGTGGCCGCGTCCGCCAACGACCTCACCAACCTCGCGCTCGCGGAGCAGGTGCTCGCCGCCAACGCCGACGTGTTTCTGTGCGTCCGTCAGCGCACCGAGGCCTACCGCGCCCTGGTCAGCGCGATGGAGATCGACTCGGTCTACATCTCCACGGAACTGGTCGCCCGTGAGGTGCTGGCGCGGGTGCTCGCCCCGACCTTCTGGCAGTACATCGAGCACGTGCTGCAGCAGGACGAGGGTTATGCGCTCGCGGTGCGCGACGAGATCGTCGCCTACTGCGGACGTCGCGCGCCCGAGAAAGAGGTCGTCACCCTCGACAAGGAGGGTGCGCCCGCCGTGGTCGACTGGCTGGCCGACAAGGACCTCACGATCGGTGACCTGCTGCACCACCCGCTGAACCGCGAGGAACACCTCGAACTCGTCGTGCTGATGCTCGCGCGCGAGGGGGCCGAGATCCTGTCCCCGCCGCCCGGCACGCCGCTTCGTGTCGGCGACAAGATCCTGCTCGCCGGCGCCTCGCACGGGTTCTCCGATCTGCGTGCGGCGTTGTTCTACCCGGCCACGTTGGAGTACGTCGTCACCGGCAGTCACGTGCCGACGACGTGGTTGTGGCGCAAGTTGGGGCGGCGTCAAGGAGCTGCGTAGGCCGAGCCGAAGCCCTCTGGTTCCCAACGGAATTTGATCCACAGCCCATCCGGTAGGTGCCGGTTCTCCACAGGTCGTCTGCGACTGATTGTGGGTGTCGGTGGTCGTACATATGTTTGATTCATGACCACCAGTTACGAGATCGACGAGCCTCTGAGCGAGGTCGAACTCGAGCTGCTCGATTCCCTGTTGAGTCGCAAGACGTATCGGGTGCGGCCGGTCATCACCGAACACTCAACCCCCACGGAGATGCTGGCCGCGGCGGCGCAGTTGTGTCGGGACGCGTTCGCCAAGATCGACACCGACACCATCCGCGCGGGTGAGGCTGCGTCGACAGGACGGGTGTCGTCGGTGGAGGAGCTGCGGTCGTTGGAGGAGACGATCAGCGCGGCCGCGGTGACGGGTTCGGTCGTGCAAGGTGCTGCGGCGATCGCGATGGCGAGGTACGCCGCGATCGACCGCGAAGTCATCGATACCGACACCGGGTTCGCGGTGCCGGTCGAACGGCCCATCGGGCATCAGGCCGACTTCGCCGACACCGATTTGGCCGCCGCCTGCCAACTCGCACCACGCACCGCTTCCACCAGGCTGGGTGCCGCGGTCACCGCGTGTACGAAGACGCCGCGGTTGGTCGAGGCGGCGGTCGCGGGTGGGGTGCCGTTCTGGAAGGTGAGCCTCGTCGCGGCCGAACTGGCCGACGCCACCTCCACGACGGCGGCGATGGTCGAGGACGAGTTGTTGGGGTCGCGTGGGTTCGCCTCGTGGGGGTTCCAGAAGCTGAAGTCGACTGTGCGGGCACTGGTGACCCGGTGGGAAGCCGACGCCGCCAAACAAACGAAGAAGCGGACCGCGCGGGAAGCGATCGGGGTCTGGGCGGAAGGCTCCGACATCCCCGGGTTGTCCGAACTGCGGGCGGTGGGTCCGGCGGATCAGATCGCGAAGATCCACGCCGCGCTCGACCAGTTGGCCGACACCTGGCGCAAACACCCTGAACAACACGCGGAAGCCCACCCCGAGCAGTACCCCCAGCAGACCGGACAGCAGGGCACGCCGGCAGGGTCGGGCATGGGGACGGAGCCAGGGTCAGCGTTCAAACCGACGGTCAAACCGACGCTCGGTCAGCTACGCCTCGACGCGCTGTGCGACCTGGTCACCCAAGGCTGCGACATCGGGTTTCACCTCGTCATCCACGTCCCCTTCCAACGCACCAACGCCACCAGCGACAACCATGACGAGAGCAGTGACTGCGCCGACAACGGCGAAGGCGCCGGTGCGCAGGCGGCAAGCGATCCAGGTCCGCCCGAAAATGACTGTGACACAGCCGATCCGGAGACATCACACGGCTCGACCGGCCCACCAGATGGTGACGCCCGTGGGAGCACCCGCACTGACTGGGCGGAGATCCCGGGCATCGGGTTGGTCGCTCCCGACACCGTCGATGCGCTGGTCGAACGGTTCGGCTGCCGGCTGACCCGGGTGCTGTTCGACACCGACACCGGCATCACCGCCGAAACGGCCTCCGCACGCTACGAACCACCACCGAAGATCCGGGAG
This genomic stretch from Calidifontibacter indicus harbors:
- the radA gene encoding DNA repair protein RadA yields the protein MAAKKGSTPAYKCTECGWTAIKWVGRCGECQAWGTVVEAGAVKPRTAPARHVERHAQPISDVDATLAAAAPTGVGEFDRVLGGGLVPGAVVLIAGEPGIGKSTLLLDVAGRTARAGKDVLYISGEESAAQVRLRGERIEAMARTLYLAAETDLATVLAQIEQVDPGLLIVDSVQTIASADIEGAPGNVSQIREVAASIIQVAKEKNIATLLVGHVTKDGSIAGPRVLEHLVDVVVQFEGERHSRLRMVRAVKNRFGPTDEVGCFDLSDVGIVGLPDPSGLFLTRTAEPAPGTCITVTLEGRRPLVTEVQALLAPSGQGGSPRRTTSGVDSSRTAMILAVLDRHCGVKARDSDCYVSTVGGVRLAEPAADLAIALAMASSLADQPFRQGTLAIGEVGLAGDVRAVQGVPRRLAEAARIGFTRAIVPKGSLGDESTPQGMDVREVADLASAVRLLNIAAAPAIGS
- a CDS encoding DUF6394 family protein — protein: MNLEKVVFGFFVLLAATLNFGFFIGDISDPEVHNVYELFLALAVNLIATVLKFGDRTQVGAIHLATSLVALLQLLGAATVWVWATQIGAHGLDAHATSSMVSLSGGALLANIVSVTLLVVETVSYRRH
- a CDS encoding NAD-binding protein; this encodes MNLRTRRVRMGRRKVVPIPTGVPTTDAVFLLLRRMRAPFVVLIVTFTVSMIGLSLIPGRTADGKPYKYTLFDAFYQVTMTVTTVGYTEAPHPFTYAQRMWMTASIFMLVVCWAYTIGVIFSIMQDSAFQQALGTQRFRRKVKGMREPFELVVGYGAAGQAVGSELDRRRRRFVVVEREQERVEAVWTDELHADVPAHGGDGKFPATLGLAGLGHPMCEAVLALTDDDEANLAVVMSAALLRPEIPCIARCVDKDVQARMEEFAPTAIINPDDRYGGYLALQLHQPGTHQLIWWLMDNDEENLPAPHPGLDAGTWVVSGDCDFGRMVAADLRGAGLEVDLIGEKDPLPVLDDVVGFVAASANDLTNLALAEQVLAANADVFLCVRQRTEAYRALVSAMEIDSVYISTELVAREVLARVLAPTFWQYIEHVLQQDEGYALAVRDEIVAYCGRRAPEKEVVTLDKEGAPAVVDWLADKDLTIGDLLHHPLNREEHLELVVLMLAREGAEILSPPPGTPLRVGDKILLAGASHGFSDLRAALFYPATLEYVVTGSHVPTTWLWRKLGRRQGAA
- a CDS encoding HNH endonuclease signature motif containing protein, with the translated sequence MTTSYEIDEPLSEVELELLDSLLSRKTYRVRPVITEHSTPTEMLAAAAQLCRDAFAKIDTDTIRAGEAASTGRVSSVEELRSLEETISAAAVTGSVVQGAAAIAMARYAAIDREVIDTDTGFAVPVERPIGHQADFADTDLAAACQLAPRTASTRLGAAVTACTKTPRLVEAAVAGGVPFWKVSLVAAELADATSTTAAMVEDELLGSRGFASWGFQKLKSTVRALVTRWEADAAKQTKKRTAREAIGVWAEGSDIPGLSELRAVGPADQIAKIHAALDQLADTWRKHPEQHAEAHPEQYPQQTGQQGTPAGSGMGTEPGSAFKPTVKPTLGQLRLDALCDLVTQGCDIGFHLVIHVPFQRTNATSDNHDESSDCADNGEGAGAQAASDPGPPENDCDTADPETSHGSTGPPDGDARGSTRTDWAEIPGIGLVAPDTVDALVERFGCRLTRVLFDTDTGITAETASARYEPPPKIREFVQLRDQSCRFPGCSRPAIRCDEDHVQEWPTGDTKGANLAAMCRHHHDAKTKGHWDVEMTDDGICTWISRTGRRYVTYPDTDKGRSDDQSESANGPQSG